A section of the Streptomyces sp. NBC_01591 genome encodes:
- a CDS encoding NADPH-dependent FMN reductase: protein MENKNTHKLVIIVGSVREGRFGPVVASWVAEQAGIHGGFDVDVVDLAEIDIPLSLPAASPKSAGDAYPRPAGMAALTSTLEGADAFIVVTPEYNHSYPASLKAAIDWHFTQWTAKPVAFVSYGGAAGGRHAVLHLENVLTELHAVTIRDGLAFPNYFTAWQDDRPLDPGVPGYAKTMLDQLAWWAKALRSAREVAPYPA, encoded by the coding sequence ATGGAGAACAAGAACACGCACAAGCTGGTGATCATCGTCGGAAGCGTCCGCGAAGGGCGGTTCGGGCCGGTGGTGGCTTCGTGGGTCGCTGAACAGGCGGGTATACACGGCGGTTTCGACGTGGACGTCGTCGATCTGGCCGAGATCGACATCCCCTTGTCCCTGCCTGCGGCATCGCCGAAGTCCGCCGGCGACGCATATCCTCGTCCGGCCGGGATGGCGGCACTGACGTCGACTCTGGAGGGCGCTGATGCGTTCATCGTGGTCACGCCGGAGTACAACCACAGCTATCCCGCGTCGCTGAAGGCAGCCATCGACTGGCACTTCACCCAGTGGACGGCCAAGCCTGTTGCCTTCGTCAGCTACGGCGGCGCAGCCGGTGGCCGGCACGCGGTGCTGCACCTGGAGAACGTGCTGACCGAATTGCACGCGGTGACGATTCGCGACGGTCTCGCCTTCCCGAACTACTTCACGGCGTGGCAGGACGATCGTCCGCTCGACCCCGGGGTCCCCGGGTACGCCAAGACGATGCTCGATCAGTTGGCCTGGTGGGCGAAGGCGCTCCGGTCAGCTCGCGAGGTTGCTCCCTACCCAGCGTGA
- the istA gene encoding IS21 family transposase, producing the protein MRRPYGEIRRLHRAEGMSIKGIARHLGIARNTVRRAVASDDPPKYRRAPKGSIVDAVEPAIRELLAEYPRMPATVIAERIGWERSLSVLKRRVRELRPVYLPADPVSRTAYQPGELAQCDLWFPPVDIPLGFGQTGRPPVLVMVAGYSRVITARMLPSRQAADLVSGHWDLLFGWNAVPRALVWDNEAAIGRRREGRVVLGHEFAALAGLLACKVILCRPRDPEAKGLVERANGYLQTSFVPGRVFTSPGDFNTQLAAWLEVANRRVHRTLEARPAERWEADRAAMLPLPPTAPPRWWQTSVRIGRDHYIRLDTCDYSVHPAAIGRIVRIEADTETVRAHLDGRLVAEHARCWARHQTLTDPDHADAATAMRRQYRQSGAVAAAVEVAQPDLPAYDRVFHLIEGGGGEE; encoded by the coding sequence CTGCGGCGACCGTACGGTGAGATCCGGCGGCTCCACCGTGCGGAAGGCATGTCGATCAAGGGGATCGCGCGGCATCTGGGGATCGCCCGGAACACTGTGCGGCGGGCCGTGGCCAGCGACGATCCGCCGAAGTACCGGCGGGCGCCGAAGGGCTCGATCGTGGACGCGGTGGAGCCGGCGATCCGCGAGTTGCTGGCGGAGTACCCGCGGATGCCCGCCACGGTGATCGCCGAGCGGATCGGATGGGAACGGTCGTTGTCAGTACTGAAGCGGCGGGTGCGGGAACTGCGGCCGGTCTACCTTCCGGCGGACCCGGTCTCGCGGACGGCGTATCAGCCCGGCGAGCTGGCCCAGTGCGATCTGTGGTTCCCGCCAGTGGATATCCCGCTGGGCTTCGGGCAGACCGGGCGCCCGCCGGTGCTGGTGATGGTGGCCGGCTATTCGCGGGTAATCACCGCGCGGATGCTGCCGTCGAGGCAGGCCGCCGATCTTGTGAGCGGGCACTGGGACCTGCTGTTCGGTTGGAATGCGGTGCCCCGGGCGCTGGTCTGGGACAACGAGGCGGCCATCGGACGCCGCCGGGAGGGGCGGGTCGTGCTCGGTCATGAGTTCGCTGCCCTGGCCGGGCTGCTGGCCTGCAAGGTGATCCTGTGCCGGCCCCGCGACCCGGAGGCCAAGGGTCTGGTCGAGCGGGCCAACGGCTACCTGCAGACGTCGTTCGTGCCCGGCAGGGTGTTCACCTCCCCGGGCGACTTCAACACGCAGCTGGCCGCGTGGCTTGAGGTCGCCAACCGACGGGTGCACCGCACCCTGGAGGCCCGTCCGGCCGAGCGGTGGGAGGCCGACCGGGCCGCGATGCTGCCACTGCCGCCGACCGCGCCGCCGCGCTGGTGGCAGACCTCGGTGCGGATCGGCCGGGACCACTACATCCGCCTGGACACCTGTGACTATTCCGTCCACCCGGCCGCGATCGGACGGATCGTGCGGATCGAGGCGGACACCGAAACGGTGCGGGCTCATCTGGACGGCCGCCTGGTCGCCGAGCACGCGCGCTGCTGGGCCCGCCACCAGACGCTGACCGACCCGGACCACGCCGATGCCGCCACGGCGATGCGGCGCCAGTACCGCCAGAGCGGGGCCGTCGCCGCGGCGGTGGAGGTCGCACAGCCGGATCTGCCGGCCTACGACCGCGTCTTCCATCTGATTGAGGGCGGAGGAGGAGAGGAGTGA
- a CDS encoding DUF6221 family protein has product MSDDAGTVVTYRTGAGDQHAAHIARRDPARALREVEAKRGLLERYEEPETGGALSDSFNKFTAGMECTVPLEVFRHLTLPYADHPDYREDWRPAVGQRRTR; this is encoded by the coding sequence GTGAGCGACGATGCCGGCACGGTGGTCACGTACAGGACTGGCGCGGGCGACCAGCACGCCGCTCACATCGCCCGTCGTGATCCGGCCCGCGCCCTGCGTGAAGTCGAGGCCAAGCGTGGCCTGCTCGAGCGGTACGAGGAGCCGGAGACGGGTGGGGCGCTGTCGGACTCCTTCAACAAGTTCACGGCCGGCATGGAATGCACGGTCCCCCTTGAGGTCTTCCGCCACCTGACCCTGCCCTACGCCGACCACCCCGACTATCGCGAGGACTGGCGGCCGGCAGTCGGACAGCGGCGAACGCGATGA
- a CDS encoding tail fiber domain-containing protein has protein sequence MGSLTERLHRARIAGIRAYRARLHPDTPNPAGMTSTASRESVAEAGDGVNGFDVLAAVVGLPVSTWRYRWEDDEVRHLGPMAQDWRAHLGLGADDKTICCTDANGVVIVAIQALHRQLTDLQAEVRELRAQKIEPAAHAPGAETPRG, from the coding sequence ATGGGATCGCTGACCGAACGCCTTCACCGCGCCCGGATCGCCGGCATTCGGGCCTACCGGGCGCGCCTGCACCCCGACACGCCCAATCCCGCTGGAATGACGTCCACAGCCTCCCGGGAATCTGTCGCAGAGGCGGGTGACGGTGTGAACGGGTTCGATGTCCTTGCCGCGGTGGTCGGCCTACCTGTGAGCACATGGCGGTACCGGTGGGAGGACGACGAAGTGCGCCACCTGGGGCCGATGGCACAGGACTGGCGGGCCCACCTGGGCCTGGGAGCCGACGACAAGACGATCTGCTGCACCGATGCCAACGGCGTCGTGATCGTGGCGATTCAGGCACTTCACCGGCAACTCACAGACCTTCAGGCTGAGGTCAGGGAACTCCGGGCGCAGAAGATTGAGCCGGCAGCTCACGCACCTGGTGCGGAGACCCCGCGGGGCTGA
- a CDS encoding helix-turn-helix domain-containing protein, producing the protein MSTPLGDFIRAKRDSIQPASLGLPDRGRRRSPGLRRSDLATRAGISVEYLTRMEQGRDRNPSVAVMNALADALSLDPSERNHLRYLAKITGGECAAHARPAPPRRDVRPTVLKTLRLLEPGIAMVTNRLGDVLAHTSGYESVTSGTGLLDGDNPNLTRFVFTDSRARTFFADWDDIADEQAFDLWLGPSVENTEWLTAELAPLAGPDFTRRMNRHLVPQRGVLRLNHPSGCQLQLIRETLELPSDAQQLVVLLPADEETAQAVDQLRHRPQGRLRAIS; encoded by the coding sequence ATGAGTACACCGCTGGGCGACTTCATCCGGGCCAAGCGTGACAGCATCCAGCCGGCCTCGCTGGGGCTGCCGGATCGCGGCCGCCGCCGATCACCGGGGCTGCGGCGCTCGGATCTCGCCACCCGGGCCGGTATCAGCGTCGAATACCTGACCCGCATGGAACAGGGCCGTGACCGCAATCCCTCGGTGGCGGTGATGAACGCGCTCGCCGACGCACTCAGTCTCGATCCCTCGGAGCGCAACCACCTGCGCTACCTCGCGAAGATCACCGGCGGCGAATGCGCCGCTCACGCCCGGCCCGCACCACCGCGCCGTGACGTGCGTCCGACCGTCCTGAAAACCCTCCGGCTACTTGAACCCGGCATCGCCATGGTGACCAACCGGCTGGGCGACGTCCTCGCCCACACAAGCGGATACGAGTCGGTGACGAGCGGAACCGGACTGCTCGACGGCGACAACCCAAACCTCACCCGCTTCGTCTTTACCGACTCCCGCGCCCGGACGTTCTTCGCCGACTGGGACGACATCGCGGACGAGCAGGCATTCGATCTGTGGCTCGGACCGTCCGTCGAGAACACCGAGTGGCTCACCGCGGAACTCGCGCCCCTCGCCGGCCCCGACTTCACACGGCGCATGAACCGTCACCTGGTTCCGCAACGCGGCGTCCTCCGGCTCAACCACCCGTCCGGCTGCCAACTCCAGCTGATCCGTGAGACGCTCGAACTCCCCTCGGATGCCCAACAACTGGTCGTCCTCCTCCCTGCGGACGAGGAAACCGCCCAGGCCGTCGACCAACTCCGCCACCGGCCACAGGGCCGGCTCCGCGCCATCTCGTAA
- a CDS encoding cysteine hydrolase family protein, translating to MSSALLVMDVQRAVVDIVDDGSGYLPRLRRAINGARAADIPVIYVVIALRPGFPEVGSRNRALTAVARAGLHVEGDPGTEIHPDVAPRPGEVVVTKRRASAFSGSDLDVVLRAHGIDSLVLTGIATSAVVLHTLCQANDLDFDLTVLADACLDTDAEVHRFLTEKLFPQWADVVTVDDWLNATTPR from the coding sequence ATGAGCAGCGCCCTTCTCGTGATGGACGTCCAGCGAGCCGTCGTGGACATTGTCGACGACGGCTCCGGATACCTGCCGCGCCTGCGCAGGGCGATCAATGGTGCCCGGGCGGCAGACATTCCTGTCATCTACGTGGTCATCGCATTACGCCCGGGCTTTCCGGAAGTCGGCTCGCGCAACAGGGCACTCACCGCCGTCGCGCGAGCCGGGCTCCATGTCGAGGGCGACCCCGGCACCGAAATCCACCCCGATGTCGCGCCCCGGCCAGGCGAGGTGGTGGTCACCAAGAGACGGGCGAGCGCGTTCTCGGGCAGCGACCTCGACGTGGTGCTCAGGGCGCATGGCATCGACAGCCTCGTCCTCACCGGCATCGCTACCAGCGCCGTGGTGCTGCACACCCTGTGCCAGGCCAACGACCTGGACTTCGACCTCACCGTCCTCGCCGACGCCTGCCTGGACACCGACGCCGAGGTTCACCGGTTCCTCACCGAGAAACTTTTCCCGCAGTGGGCGGACGTCGTCACCGTCGACGACTGGCTCAATGCCACCACACCCCGTTAA
- a CDS encoding cation:proton antiporter domain-containing protein — translation MDGTFSLILLLLFLWGLYSQRLARVELTAPVAFVLLGLLLGEGIGVLHLAPSPGTVRTLAEVTLAWVLFTDAARLSFRALRPELGLYVRLLLLGLPMCIGLGTLLAMGLLPGVSGWAALYVAAALAPTDAALGATMMVNPVVPARIRRLINVESGLNDGIATPFVVLALAGVAAAGSTSETHAPGGALVELAIGLAYGTVLGLTAGWLLRSALRRGWATEDVAGAGVLALALLSYTSAIAIGGNGFVAAFVAGLAFGSTHGAPRRVLLFVEQSASLSSVLVWLLFGAVLVPAAVHHLTWQAVLYAALSLTVVRMVPVALSLAGSGLDRKTVLFVGWFGPRGLASVIFGLLAVEELEPSASQTIVPVVACTVLLSVFAHGIVSAPLAQRYGRAEAVTGPPPVGPTVDELPIRGMVAGAAKYHRHGRRDGHV, via the coding sequence GTGGATGGAACCTTCTCACTGATCCTGCTTCTCCTCTTCCTCTGGGGTCTGTACTCGCAGCGACTGGCGCGCGTCGAACTCACGGCCCCCGTCGCGTTCGTGCTGCTGGGTCTGCTGCTGGGCGAAGGAATCGGCGTACTGCACCTGGCCCCCTCGCCCGGGACGGTGCGAACACTCGCCGAGGTCACGCTGGCCTGGGTGCTCTTCACCGATGCCGCACGGCTGTCATTCCGGGCCCTGCGCCCGGAGCTCGGTCTGTATGTGCGACTTCTGTTGCTCGGGCTGCCGATGTGTATCGGTCTCGGTACCCTGCTGGCCATGGGCCTCCTCCCCGGGGTGTCGGGCTGGGCTGCGCTGTACGTAGCGGCCGCCCTCGCTCCGACAGACGCCGCGCTCGGTGCCACGATGATGGTCAATCCGGTGGTGCCCGCGAGGATTCGCCGCCTCATCAACGTCGAGAGCGGTCTGAACGACGGTATCGCCACCCCGTTCGTCGTGCTCGCCCTGGCCGGAGTCGCCGCGGCCGGGAGTACGTCGGAAACCCATGCCCCCGGAGGCGCCCTCGTGGAACTCGCCATCGGTCTGGCCTACGGCACGGTGCTCGGGCTGACGGCCGGATGGCTGCTGCGCTCCGCCCTGCGCAGGGGCTGGGCCACCGAGGATGTCGCCGGAGCGGGCGTCCTGGCTTTGGCCCTCCTGAGCTATACCTCAGCCATCGCGATCGGTGGCAACGGCTTCGTCGCCGCTTTTGTCGCCGGTCTGGCCTTCGGATCGACGCACGGCGCTCCACGGCGCGTGCTGTTGTTCGTCGAGCAGTCCGCTTCGCTGTCTTCCGTCCTGGTGTGGCTGCTCTTCGGTGCCGTACTGGTACCGGCCGCCGTCCATCACCTCACCTGGCAGGCGGTGCTCTACGCGGCGCTGAGCCTGACGGTGGTACGCATGGTGCCAGTGGCCCTGTCCTTGGCCGGAAGCGGCCTGGACAGGAAAACCGTCCTGTTCGTGGGCTGGTTCGGCCCACGCGGGCTGGCGTCCGTCATCTTCGGCCTGCTGGCGGTCGAGGAACTGGAACCGTCAGCCTCGCAGACGATCGTCCCGGTGGTCGCCTGCACCGTGCTGCTCAGTGTCTTCGCACACGGCATCGTCTCCGCTCCTCTCGCCCAACGTTACGGAAGAGCGGAAGCCGTCACCGGCCCGCCCCCGGTCGGCCCGACCGTGGATGAACTGCCTATCCGGGGGATGGTGGCAGGCGCCGCCAAGTATCACCGGCACGGCAGGCGAGACGGACATGTATGA